Proteins from a genomic interval of Streptococcus oralis:
- the vncS gene encoding sensor histidine kinase VncS, which translates to MKRTGLFTKIFIYTFSIFSVLVICLHLAIYFLFPSTYLSHRQETIGQKATAIAQSLDGKDRQSIEQVLDLYSQTSDIKGSVKGEMTEDKLEVKDNFPLDTARQTTSLFIEEREVKTQDGGTMTLQFLASMDLQKEAEQISLQFLPYTLLASFLISLLVAYIYARTIVAPILEIKRVTRRMMDLDDQVRLRVDSKDEIGDLKEQINSLYQHLLTVIADLHEKNEAILQLEKMKVEFLRGASHELKTPLASLKILIENMKENIGRYKDRDHYLGVALGIVDDLSHHVLQILSLSSVQELRDEKEEVELLQMTQSLVTDYALLAKERELHVEISLTHQQAYINPSVMKLILSNLISNAIKHSTPGGLVRIGEREGELFIENSCSSEEQEKLAQSFSENASRKAKGSGMGLFVVKSLLEHEKLPYHFEMQDDRLTFFMSYPKVDQD; encoded by the coding sequence ATGAAACGAACAGGTCTATTTACTAAAATATTTATCTACACCTTCTCGATTTTTAGTGTTCTGGTTATTTGTCTTCATTTAGCCATTTATTTTCTCTTTCCATCAACTTATCTAAGTCATCGTCAGGAAACCATTGGCCAGAAAGCGACAGCCATTGCCCAGTCCCTTGACGGAAAGGATAGGCAGAGTATTGAGCAAGTGTTAGACTTGTATTCCCAGACCAGTGATATCAAAGGATCTGTTAAGGGTGAGATGACTGAGGACAAGTTAGAGGTTAAGGATAATTTTCCATTAGATACAGCTCGTCAGACAACTTCACTCTTCATTGAAGAACGCGAGGTAAAAACGCAAGATGGTGGAACTATGACTCTCCAGTTTCTAGCGTCCATGGATTTGCAAAAGGAAGCAGAGCAGATTAGTCTTCAGTTTCTCCCCTATACCTTGTTGGCATCCTTTCTGATTTCCCTCTTGGTAGCCTATATCTATGCTCGGACCATTGTTGCCCCGATTTTGGAAATCAAGCGGGTGACCCGTCGGATGATGGATCTGGATGATCAAGTACGTTTGCGCGTGGATTCTAAGGATGAGATAGGTGATCTCAAGGAACAAATCAATAGCCTTTACCAGCATCTTCTGACTGTTATTGCGGACTTGCATGAGAAAAATGAAGCTATTCTCCAGCTGGAGAAGATGAAGGTCGAATTTCTACGAGGGGCTTCTCATGAATTGAAAACACCTCTGGCTAGTCTCAAAATCCTAATCGAAAATATGAAAGAAAATATCGGTCGTTATAAGGATAGAGACCACTATCTTGGAGTTGCCTTGGGGATTGTGGATGACCTCAGTCACCACGTTCTCCAGATATTGTCTCTTTCTTCTGTGCAGGAATTGCGAGACGAGAAAGAAGAGGTTGAGCTCCTTCAGATGACGCAAAGTCTGGTCACAGATTATGCTTTGCTCGCCAAGGAGAGAGAACTTCATGTAGAAATTAGCCTAACTCATCAGCAGGCTTATATAAACCCATCTGTCATGAAACTAATCCTATCGAATCTCATCAGCAATGCTATCAAGCACTCTACTCCAGGTGGTCTGGTTCGCATCGGGGAGAGAGAAGGAGAACTCTTTATCGAGAATAGCTGTAGTTCTGAAGAACAAGAAAAACTGGCCCAGTCTTTTTCTGAAAATGCTAGTCGCAAGGCCAAGGGTTCAGGAATGGGGCTCTTTGTGGTCAAAAGTTTATTAGAACACGAGAAATTACCTTATCATTTTGAGATGCAAGATGATCGTTTGACCTTCTTCATGTCTTATCCTAAAGTCGATCAAGACTAA
- the vncR gene encoding response regulator transcription factor VncR: MKILIVEDEEMIREGISDYLTDCGYETIEAADGQEALEKFSSYEVALVLLDIQMPKLNGLEVLADIRKTSQVPVLMLTAFQDEEYKMSAFASLADGYLEKPFSLSLLKVRVDAIFKRYYDTGRIFSYKDTKVDFESYSASLAGGEVAINAKELEILDYLVKNEGRALTRSQIIDAVWKATDEVPFDRVIDVYIKELRKKLDLDCILTVRNVGYKLERK; encoded by the coding sequence ATGAAAATTTTAATTGTAGAAGATGAGGAGATGATCCGTGAGGGGATCAGTGACTATTTGACGGATTGTGGTTATGAAACCATTGAAGCAGCAGATGGTCAGGAGGCTCTGGAAAAATTTTCCAGCTATGAGGTTGCTCTAGTACTGCTGGATATCCAGATGCCTAAACTAAATGGTTTAGAAGTTCTAGCTGATATTCGTAAAACCAGTCAGGTTCCTGTTTTGATGTTGACTGCCTTTCAGGATGAGGAATACAAGATGAGTGCTTTTGCTTCTCTGGCAGACGGATATCTGGAAAAACCCTTCTCCCTCTCCCTCTTAAAAGTGAGGGTGGACGCGATTTTCAAGCGCTATTACGATACGGGACGAATCTTCTCCTATAAGGATACCAAGGTGGACTTTGAGAGCTACAGTGCAAGCCTAGCAGGTGGGGAAGTCGCTATCAATGCTAAAGAGCTGGAAATTTTGGACTATCTGGTGAAAAATGAAGGACGGGCCTTGACTCGTTCTCAGATTATCGATGCTGTCTGGAAGGCGACAGATGAGGTCCCCTTTGACCGTGTTATTGATGTCTATATCAAAGAACTGCGGAAAAAACTAGACTTGGATTGTATCCTCACTGTGCGCAATGTTGGTTATAAATTGGAGCGAAAATGA
- the vex3 gene encoding ABC transporter permease subunit Vex3 — protein sequence MLHNAFAYVTRKFFKSIVIFLIILLMASLSLVGLSIKGATAKASQETFKNITNSFSMQINRRVNQGTPRGAGNIKGEDIKKITENKAIESYVKRINAIGDLTGYDLIETPETKKNLTADRAKRFGSSLMITGVNDSSKEDKFVSGSYKLVEGEHLTNDDKDKILMHKDLAAKHGWKVGDKVKLDSNIYDADNEKGAKETVEVTIKGLFDGHNKSAVTYSQELYENTAITDIHTAAKLYGYTEDTAIYGDATFFVTADKNLDDVMKELNGISGINWKSYTLVKSSSNYPALEQSISGMYKMANLLFWGSLSFSVLLLALLLSLWINARRKEVGILLSIGLKQASILGQFITESILIAIPALVSAYFLANYTARAIGNTVLANVTSGVAKQASKAAQASNLGGGAEVDGFSKTLSSLDISIQTSDFIIVFVLALVLVVLVMALASSNLLRKQPKELLLDSE from the coding sequence ATGTTACACAACGCATTTGCCTATGTTACAAGGAAGTTTTTCAAATCGATTGTTATCTTCCTGATTATTCTCCTCATGGCGAGCTTGAGTTTGGTCGGCTTGTCGATCAAAGGAGCTACTGCCAAGGCTTCTCAGGAGACCTTTAAAAATATCACCAATAGCTTCTCCATGCAAATCAATCGTCGCGTCAATCAAGGAACGCCACGTGGTGCTGGGAATATCAAGGGTGAGGATATCAAAAAAATCACTGAAAATAAGGCCATCGAGTCTTATGTTAAACGTATCAACGCTATCGGAGATTTGACTGGATATGACCTTATCGAAACGCCAGAAACCAAGAAAAATCTCACTGCAGATCGTGCCAAACGGTTTGGAAGCAGTTTGATGATTACAGGTGTCAATGACTCCTCTAAAGAAGATAAGTTTGTCTCTGGCTCATATAAGCTGGTTGAAGGTGAGCACCTAACCAACGATGACAAAGACAAGATTCTCATGCATAAGGACTTGGCAGCTAAACACGGTTGGAAAGTCGGAGATAAGGTCAAATTGGACTCCAATATCTATGATGCAGACAATGAAAAAGGAGCCAAGGAAACAGTTGAAGTGACAATCAAGGGACTCTTTGATGGTCACAATAAGTCGGCAGTAACCTATTCACAAGAACTCTATGAAAACACAGCTATCACAGACATTCACACTGCTGCAAAACTTTATGGATACACAGAAGATACAGCTATTTATGGGGACGCAACCTTCTTTGTAACAGCAGACAAGAACTTGGATGACGTCATGAAAGAGTTGAATGGTATCAGTGGTATTAACTGGAAGAGCTACACACTTGTGAAGAGCTCCTCTAACTACCCAGCTCTAGAGCAATCCATCTCTGGTATGTACAAGATGGCCAATCTTCTCTTCTGGGGTAGCTTGAGCTTCTCAGTCCTTCTCCTTGCACTCTTGCTCAGTCTTTGGATCAACGCCCGTCGCAAGGAAGTGGGAATTCTCCTCTCTATCGGTCTCAAGCAGGCAAGTATCTTGGGGCAATTCATCACCGAATCTATCCTGATTGCCATCCCTGCTCTCGTTTCTGCTTACTTCCTAGCCAACTATACAGCTCGTGCAATCGGAAACACCGTCCTTGCCAATGTTACTTCAGGTGTTGCCAAGCAAGCAAGTAAGGCAGCACAGGCTTCTAACCTTGGTGGAGGTGCTGAAGTAGATGGCTTTAGCAAGACCTTGTCGAGCCTAGACATTTCCATTCAGACATCAGACTTTATCATCGTCTTTGTCCTTGCTTTAGTTCTAGTCGTTCTTGTTATGGCACTTGCTTCAAGCAATCTCCTTAGAAAACAACCAAAAGAACTCTTGCTCGATAGCGAATAA
- the vex2 gene encoding ABC transporter ATP-binding subunit Vex2 — protein MTLLQLQDVTYRYKNTAEAVLYQIKYNFEPGKFYSIIGESGAGKSTLLSLLAGLDSPVEGSILFQGEDIRNKGYSYHRMHHISLVFQNYNLIDYLSPLENIRLVNKKASKDTLLELGLDESQIKRNVLQLSGGQQQRVAIARSLVSEAPVILADEPTGNLDPKTAGDIIELLKSLAEKTGKCVIVVTHSKEVAQASDITLELKDKKLTETRNTTK, from the coding sequence ATGACTTTATTACAATTGCAAGATGTTACCTACCGTTATAAGAACACTGCTGAGGCAGTTTTATATCAGATCAAGTATAATTTTGAACCCGGAAAATTTTATAGTATCATTGGTGAGTCAGGAGCAGGGAAATCCACTCTCTTGTCCCTACTGGCTGGTCTAGATAGTCCTGTTGAAGGTTCTATCCTTTTCCAAGGAGAGGACATTCGGAACAAGGGATATTCTTACCATCGTATGCACCATATTTCCCTGGTCTTTCAAAATTATAACTTGATAGATTATCTTTCTCCGCTGGAAAATATCCGCTTGGTCAACAAAAAAGCAAGCAAGGATACACTTCTTGAACTTGGTTTGGATGAAAGTCAGATCAAGCGGAACGTTCTCCAGTTATCAGGTGGTCAACAGCAACGTGTTGCTATTGCTCGCAGTTTGGTATCAGAAGCTCCAGTTATTCTTGCTGATGAGCCAACAGGAAATCTGGACCCTAAAACTGCTGGAGATATTATCGAATTGCTCAAGTCACTTGCTGAGAAAACAGGTAAATGTGTGATCGTCGTCACCCACAGTAAAGAAGTGGCACAAGCGTCAGATATTACACTTGAATTGAAGGACAAGAAACTGACTGAAACTCGCAATACAACAAAATAA
- a CDS encoding ABC transporter permease — protein MNPIQRAWAYVSRKRLRSFILFLILFVLLAGISACLTLMKSNKTVETNLYKSLNTSFSIKKIENGQTFKLSDLSSVSKIKGLENVSPELETVAKLKDKEAVSGEQSVERDDLSAADKNLVSLTALEDSSKDVTFTSSAFNLKEGRHLQKGDSKKILIHEELAKKNGLSLHDKIRLDVGQSEAGKGQTVEFEIVGIFSGKKQEKFTGLSSDFSENQVFTDYESSQTLLGNSEPQVSAARFYVENPKEMDGLMKQVENLALENQGYQVEKENKAFEQIKDSVATFQTFLTIFLYGMLIAGAGALILVLSLWLRERVYEVGILLALGKGKSSIFLQFCLEMVLVSLGALLPSFIAGEAITSYLLQTVLASGNQATLQDTLAKASSLSTSLLSFAESYVFLLLISCLSVALCFVFLFRKSPKEILSSIS, from the coding sequence ATGAATCCAATCCAAAGAGCTTGGGCTTATGTCAGCAGAAAACGACTGAGAAGTTTTATTTTATTTCTGATTTTATTTGTCCTTTTAGCAGGAATTTCAGCCTGTTTGACTCTGATGAAGTCCAACAAAACAGTAGAAACGAATCTTTACAAATCACTCAATACCTCTTTTTCTATTAAGAAAATAGAGAATGGTCAGACTTTCAAGTTGTCGGACTTATCATCCGTGAGCAAGATTAAGGGACTGGAAAATGTCTCTCCTGAACTCGAGACGGTCGCAAAACTGAAAGACAAGGAAGCGGTGAGTGGTGAGCAGAGCGTAGAACGCGATGATTTGTCAGCTGCGGACAAGAACTTGGTTAGCTTAACGGCTCTTGAGGATTCATCCAAGGATGTTACCTTTACTAGTTCGGCTTTCAATCTAAAAGAAGGCCGACACCTTCAAAAAGGGGATTCCAAGAAAATCCTGATCCACGAAGAGTTGGCTAAGAAGAACGGTCTTTCGCTTCATGACAAGATTCGCTTGGATGTTGGTCAGTCCGAAGCTGGGAAAGGGCAAACAGTTGAGTTTGAAATTGTCGGCATCTTTTCTGGTAAAAAACAAGAGAAATTCACAGGCTTGTCTTCTGACTTCAGTGAAAACCAAGTCTTTACAGACTATGAAAGTAGCCAAACTCTTTTAGGAAATAGTGAACCTCAAGTCAGTGCAGCGCGCTTCTATGTAGAAAATCCTAAGGAAATGGACGGTCTCATGAAGCAGGTGGAAAACTTAGCCTTGGAAAATCAAGGCTACCAAGTAGAGAAGGAAAACAAAGCCTTTGAACAAATCAAGGACTCAGTAGCAACCTTCCAAACCTTCCTCACTATCTTCCTTTATGGGATGTTGATAGCAGGAGCTGGAGCCTTAATTTTGGTCTTGTCTCTCTGGTTGAGAGAAAGGGTCTACGAAGTAGGGATTTTACTGGCACTTGGAAAAGGCAAGAGCTCAATCTTCCTACAGTTCTGTTTAGAGATGGTGTTGGTATCTCTTGGAGCTTTGCTTCCATCCTTTATTGCTGGGGAAGCCATTACATCCTATCTGCTACAAACTGTACTAGCCAGTGGAAATCAAGCAACCTTACAAGACACACTAGCCAAAGCAAGCAGTCTATCAACCAGTCTCCTATCCTTTGCAGAATCCTATGTCTTTCTGCTACTGATTAGTTGCTTGTCCGTAGCTCTTTGTTTCGTATTCTTATTTAGAAAATCACCTAAGGAAATTTTATCATCTATTAGTTAA
- a CDS encoding CPBP family intramembrane glutamic endopeptidase produces MGNELQRIMSAFIQILFIILLPSIWWFLTVRGKVPFMEWMGLKAIKRVKTLQLILWIVGGFSLFTIFSILIFPLTRGLATATSAFSAMGSKALPSILIYSILQTSLPEELLFRGFLLKRMANHMPFVFANTIQAFAFGLLHGVLFASVVSLEVTFFIVFFTGAIAAYLGFVNEKKAGGSIIPSWLMHATANILSGLVSAFSLL; encoded by the coding sequence ATGGGTAATGAACTTCAACGAATAATGAGCGCCTTTATTCAAATTCTCTTTATTATTTTACTACCTTCTATCTGGTGGTTTCTGACTGTGAGGGGGAAGGTCCCATTTATGGAATGGATGGGGCTAAAAGCTATCAAAAGAGTAAAAACTTTACAACTGATTTTATGGATAGTGGGGGGATTTTCCTTATTTACTATTTTTTCTATCCTTATCTTTCCTCTTACTCGTGGTCTAGCAACAGCCACTTCGGCTTTTTCTGCTATGGGTTCTAAGGCTTTACCAAGTATTCTAATTTACAGTATTTTGCAAACATCTTTACCAGAGGAGCTATTATTTAGAGGTTTTCTACTGAAACGAATGGCAAATCACATGCCGTTTGTCTTTGCAAATACCATACAGGCCTTCGCTTTTGGATTGCTTCATGGAGTATTGTTTGCTTCAGTAGTAAGTTTGGAAGTCACTTTTTTCATTGTATTTTTTACTGGAGCAATAGCAGCTTATCTTGGTTTTGTTAATGAAAAGAAAGCAGGAGGATCAATTATACCAAGTTGGCTAATGCATGCCACAGCCAACATCCTCTCTGGTTTAGTTTCTGCATTTTCTTTGCTTTGA